Part of the Bacteriovorax stolpii genome, TATAGTCAGAAGAAAACACTGGGCGAGAAATTACCGATCAGTGCAAAGAGGATTTTATGAGTAAATTAAAGGCCCATTTATTTGTTTGCACCAGCTGCACATACAACCGTCCCGATGGCACAGAAAGCTCTCCCGAAGAGGCCGTGGCCATGAGAAAAAACCTCAAAAACCGCGCCCGCGAATGTTTTTCAAAGAGTGAAGTACGCGTATCCGCCTCAACTTGCCTGGGTGAATGCGAATCTGGGATCGCCAGCGTGCTTTACCCTAAAGGTGAATGGAATCTGAGACTTCGCCCGGAGGATGAGGATGCGCTGTTTGCCAAATTAACCGAGGAAGCTGCTCGACTAAAGTAGTTTAAAAAGAACCCGATAAGAAGTTTACCGGTCAGATGTTTTGACCCCATCTTTGGGAGATTTTTATGAGCTTTATGGACGCAACAGTTTTTGTTTTAGCTACAAGCTTAGTGATGATGGTGTTTGTTTCAAAAACAAACCTTAATAAATCTCGCGTGCCTGTAAAAGTTAAAGCTAACAGAAAATAGTTTTTACACTAATTCCAGCGCTTTTTTCTTCAGCTCTTTTCTATCGACTTTGCCGTTAGGTAAAAGCGGAAATTCCTTCATACAGTAAACATGCTGCGGGTGTTTGTATCTTGAAAGTAATGGGTTTAAATACTCGCGCAGAGTTTCAGAAGATAAATTCTCTCCATCAGTCTTTAAAAACGCAAAGCCTACTTCGCCCCATTTTTCATTGGGAACTGAGACCACTACTGCTTCAGAAATTTTTGGATGGGTCGTGATTTGTTTTTCAACTTCACCTGGGTAAACGTTTTCACCACCAGAGATATACATATCTTTGATTCTTCCTACCACGTAGAAAAACCCGTCATTATCAAAACGAACAAGATCTCCAGTATAGAAATAGTTGTCTTTGAAAGTCTCTTCAAAGGCCTTTGGATTTTTATAATAACCAACGCACACATGAGGGCCAGCTAAAAGCAGCTCTCCTGCTTCATTGGCCGCCACATCTTTTCCTTCTTTATTGATGACACGCACTCGCGAGTGAGGCATAGGTCTTCCAATTGATCCCGCTTTTTTAATGGCGTCTTTTTCATCGAGAAGAAAACAATTTGGCCCAACTTCAGTAAGACCAAATCCCTGCTTAAACATCAGTCCTTTCTTTTGATACTCTTCAATCATTGGAATCGAACAAGCGGCCCCACCAGAGACAAAAAAGCGAATTGAAGAAAAATCACATTCGTTAAAACGCGGCTTTTCCAATAACATTTGAAACATCGTCGGCACACCAAAGTACACCGAGACCTTCTCTTTTTCGATACAGTTAAAAACATTGTCTGGATTAAAAGATTGGGCAAGAATCGCCGTTCCACCCAAGTATAAAAGTGGGAGAAGTAAAACGTTGTATCCACCAGTGTGGAAGAACGGAGTTTCAACCAGCGTGATATCATCAGGAGTTAGCCCCCATCCCTTACACGTTTCAATCTGATTGGTTAAAAGCATATTCCCATGAAACATAACCCCTTTCGGCACACCTGTTGAGCCCGATGTATAGAGCATCAGGATAGTGTCATCGAGTGTGGATTTATTTTCAGGGTAAGATGTGTACTCGTTAAGATTGACTTGTTTTGTATCTAAATAAGGCACATCAACGTTGAGAACTTTTTCTCCCACGCCGACATAAAGTTTTGGACCTAAGGCCTTCACCACATTTTCAATTTCTGGATTTGAAAGACGAAAATTCAGAGGAACAAAAAACGCTCCGATCTTCGAGCACGCAAGCATAAGTGTCACGTGAAGAAGACAGTTCGTCGTATTCAAAAAAGCAATAGGGTCATCTTTAGATACGCCATGATGAGAAAGCACAGCGGCCCACTGATCCACTTCGCGGTTTAACTCAGCATATGTCAGGCGACGATTTGTTTCCTGGTCAATGATGGCCACTTTATCGTCGTAAACGTGAGCGTTTTTTTCTAAAAAATCAATCCAATGACTCATACTATTTTCTCAATCCAAGGAAGAATTTGTTTTTCCATTATAGCTGGTCTTTCAATGAGACCTGCGTGCCCGCCTTGGGCCATTTTAAATTCCGCGTTTTTTGCTTTTGCCTGCATCTTTTCATGCAGAAACGGCGGAGTCAGGAGATCTTCTTTTCCGGCCACAAAAAGCATCGGGCAATTGATCTCAGAGATATCGATGTCAGTCTGCATGGCCCCCAACAGGAGATTGGAAACCACATGACTTTCAATGGTGCCAGCGCGCTCGCGGTAGCTTAGAAACAACTCACTCTTTTCATTAAAAATATCTTCGCCCCATATCCATGGGGTAGCGATATCAAAACGATGAAGAGGTCCACCTGTTTCGTGGGCCATAAGCCAACTGCCAAGTTTGGCTTTAATCATTGGTGTCGGGATATCAAAGGTGTCACAAGCGACCACACCAACAACATCTGTTGGGTATCGTCTTGCATACTCCATTGCGATACGAGCACCGTTACTTAAACCGATGAGTAAAATTTTTCCAAGCTTATGATCTTCGAGAAGTCCGCGCAGGTCCATTACATGATCTTCTAAGTGATAAATCGAATCAGGCTTGGGTGATTTCCCCTGCCCTCTGCAATCATATCTTAGGTATTGAAACTTTTCACGTAGATAGAAGCACGCCCCATCAAACGATGTGGTGTCTGCAAAAAGACCGTTGACCAAAACTAATGTTGGATCAGAGTCTTTCGCTTTTTGCCCTTCTAAAAGTGAGTAAAGTTCTAGCCTAATATTGTACCACCATCAACGTTTAGACATGTTCCCGTGATGTATGAAGCATCATCAGAAGCTAAGAAAGCGTAAGCCGCTGCGATATCAGCTGGCTCACCTAATCTTCTAAGAGAGGCTTTTTCTTCCATCATCGCTAGAACTTTCTCAGGCATTTTCTTAACCATTGGAGTCGCGATGAATCCTGGAGCAACCGCGTTTACGCGGATTTTATCTTTTCCAAGCTCTTTTGCCATAGTCTTTGCCATAGCGATCACACCAGCTTTCGTTGCTGAGTAGTTTGTTTGTCCAAAGTTTCCGTAGTGAGCAACAACTGAAGCAGCGTGAATGATTGATCCACCTTTTCCAGCAGCTTTCATCACTTCAGCAGCAGCTTTTGAAAGCTTAAAAATTGAAGTTAAGTTAACTGCGATCACTGCGTCCCACTGATCGTCTGTCATCTTTAGAAGAGTTGCATCTTTTGTGATACCAGCGTTGTTAATTAGAACGTCTACGCCTTTTGCCATTTCAGCTTTGATAGCATCTAGAGTTTCCGCTTTTGTTACGTCTCCAGAGATATAAGTCATTTTATTTGGAAAAAGTGCACTAAGCTCCGATTGCTCAAGTGTTGGCATATCTACTAGAACCAGTTCTGATCCTTCAGCGTAAAATCTCTCAGCTGTCGCACGACCAATTCCTGAAGCTGCACCTGTAATGAAAACTCTTTTGTTGTTTAATCCTTTCATTTTTATCTCCTTTTATCCTAAATCTTGTAGTTCATTTGTATCAAAAGTATTTGTGTCCCAACGAAGTGACATCGCCGACCACATATAACCAATCCCCGCACTCGCCAGAACGACGTGGTCACCTTTTTTAAGCTTCCCGCGTTTTTCTGCTAACCCCAAAGAAAGCACCTGATCAGGAGCTCCGAAGTGCCCGTAGTGATCCAGGTAAATTGATTGCTCTTGTTTAAGTTCCATTGGTTCTAAAATCGCATCGTGGGCCGATTTCTTCATGTGAAGAATCGCTAGATAATCGATTGGTTTTTTTAGTTCATTGTTTGAAGCTTCACGGATAACTTGCAGGAAGTTTGTGATCGATCTTTTTTCAAGTCTCTCTCTCATCCCGTCAACGTCTGGAACTTGAAGGTAGCTCATGCTCACATCAATTCCCTCTTTCCATGGATGTCTTGTTCCACCACCTGGAACGATAACATCCGTTGTGAAATCCCCGTCTGTGATAATTGAAGAGTCTAGCAATGGGTTTTCGGCCACATCACTCTTCTCAAGAAGAATCGCCGATCCACCGTCAGCAAGGTTGTATAAGAATCTTGTGTTAGCGTCTTTGTAGTTAACTAAATCACCCGTTTTGTGACCTCCACAAAGAAGAACGCGGTTGATTTTTTTATCCGTCAGCATAAGCGATTTAGCTAAATGAAGACCTAGGATTTTATTTGAACATCTCGCCGAGATATCAAAAGCGCGGGCATTTTTTAATCCCAGCTCTCTTTGAACATAAATCCCTGCCGTCCACACGATGTAGTCTTTGTATTCTGAACCTGTCCAGATCACCATATCGATTGAAAGCGGATCAATGCCTTTTAAAACTTTTCTGGCAGCGTTCACGGCCATATCACCCGGGTGAGTATTTCTATCTGCACGGCACTTTCTTACGATTCCCATTTTTTGAGAAACAACATGCTCAGGCACTCCTGATTCACGAGCGATGTGAGCTGCATCTTCAAAACCTTCTGGAAGCCAGACTGCCGCTTTTTTTAGATTGATGAATGTCATGAAAGCTTTCCTTTAAAAAAGTTATTTAGTTTTTCACCTACCAAAGTCGGCTTCTCCATGAAAAAGTAGTGATCTGTTTCAGGAATAAGTTCAACTTCTGCGTGAGGAATTTTTGTTTTAAAAATGGCAGGAGACTCCGGGCTTACAAACCTGTCACCAGCTCCGGCCAGAGCGTATGTCGGGCACTTGATGGCCGATAGGTCGTAAGGAGTTTCTAAGAATGTAACCGCCGCTTTATTCTGACGGATTTTTTCTTCCAGATCCATTGGGTTTTCCATGCGGAAATTGATAATCCTCTGGAAAATTTCCGGATGATTTTTTTCCAGTGATTCATGAGTCGTAAAACGAGTCATAAATTCCGCGTAATCTTTCGCAGGCCATAGGGCCGAAGCGCGAAGATCAGCTTCTGTTAATTTTTTTGGATGATCAAAAGTTGGAGGCCCAGATGTCGTGCACATTAATGAAAGTGCACTCACTCTCTCAGGAGCTAAACGAACAACTTCCTGAGCGATAAAGCCACCCATTGAAATTCCCATTAGTCCAAAAGTTTTTGCTCCTAGAGAATCCATCACAGCGAGAGCATCTTCTGCAAGATCCTTCATCAAATAGTCTTGTGATGTACCAGAAGATTTTCCAGTTGCACGGTTATCGATCAAAACAACTGTAAAATGTTTTTTTAGTTCGGGAACTAAATCAATAAAATTGTAATGGCTACATGTAAAACCAGAAAGGCCTAACAGGAATGGACCTGTGCCTTCTGTATAAAATGCGACATCGCCAAAATCTCGAGTGATTTTTGATAATTTCATATAGGGGTCCTCTAATGAAAAACAAAAGGAAAAATAATTTGCACGTGAAAATTCGCGCGCCACAACGAAACTGTCAAGATCAGACGGGCCATGAAAAAGCCGATATTTAGAACTTTTTTTAAACTTACTTTGTCTAACACCTACGCATTAGGCTACAAAATCTTTCACAATTGCTCTATAAAGGCGCCCTATGACACTAAAAAGACTTTATCTCCTCGTAGTATTAAACATTTGTTCAATTTCATTCGCTCTTGCGGGTACGTGGACCACTGATAAATATCAAGGAATCTACGGGGCAAGAAATTATAAAATTTATGTCCCAGATACACTTTCTTCGAGAGTAAAGCCTGCAATTGTTGTCATGCTTCACGGCTGCCAGCAGAATGCGGCCGACTTTGCAAAGGGCTCGCGTATCGAAAAGTGGGCCGACAAAGAAAAATTCATCGCTCTTTTTCCTGAACAAAATATCGCTTACAACTCTTTTAAATGTTGGAACTGGATCATGCCGGCCAACAACGCTCGCGCAGGTGAAGCGCAAGTCATTGTCGAGATGCTCGATGCAGTCATTGAAAAATACGACGCCGATAAAGAAAGAGTTTTTGCTGCCGGCATGAGTGCCGGGGCTTCCATGGTTAATATTTTAGGAAATTGTTACCCGGAAAGATTTAAAGCACTGGCCTCTCATGATGGTTCACAATTTTATTCATCTTACATGGGAATGGATTTTGCGGAAGTTGTTTTAAGTGGAGCGAATGTTCCGGCCTCAGTTGCGGGCTTCTACGGAAACAATTGTTCACTTTTTGTAGGACAACGACCAAAGGTCATGCCGATTATCATTTTCCACGGGATGAACTCACCTTTAATGAGCCCCATTCATGCTTTCCAGGTTGAAACTGAATTTAAAATTTTTAATGATTTTTTGGATAACGGAATCAGAGATAACTCTTACTTCCTGGAAAAAAATGTGAAGAGCGTTCCGGATACAAAAACGTACGGCTACACTCTATATACAACCACGAATTCAGATAAAGATATTTTTATCGAGCGCTACATGATCAACAATCTCTCTCACGGTTGGAGCGGTGGAGTTCCAGACCTTCCGTACAATGAGCCGAAAGGTCCGGATGCGAGTGCGATGATTATGAAGTTTTTTAAGCGCTTCGGCCTTTAATTATCTTCTATCGAAAACCGCTCTCACTGTATTGTTTGGACAAACATCATTTTCTTCATTCATGACTTCAAAAGCAATGAAGCGAATCCCTCTTTTTGAAGCGTAGTACTTCATTGAACTCATGTTGTAGTCAATCCAGTTCTTTGTTTCAGTACAAGCTTCAACTGATCCTGTTGAGACAACTTCAGTGTGGTCAATTTCCATCGACTTTGTATCGCGCGAGCGATTTAAAAAAAGTCCAAATGTACAAAGTCCACCGTCAGTTCCCGGGAATGTCCCTTCCACTAAAAAAGTGTTCAGGTCTTTATCAGCAGCTAACTGAAGAAAAGTGATTTTTTGGTCAGCGTATTTTTTTGGAGCTGGCCTATAATCAGTGAAAAATTCACCACAATCATAACCCACACCTTTAGCGCGAAAAGTGATCCCAGCTGGAAGCTTAAATGTTTCTGCCATGGCAGTTGTCGAGAGCATCGCTAATACTAAAAATAATTTCATAAAATCCCCTATAAACTTTTTAAGAAGGCCACGACATCGTCGCGCTCTTTTTTCGTTAGATTTAAATATTTATGTCTTGATTTTTGGGCCTCTCCTCCATGCCATAGGATTGCTTCATTAAAGTCTCTTGCTCTCCCATCATGCATTAAGCGAGTGTGACCGTTCACCACTTGAACAAGACCCAACCCCCAAAGAGGTGGTGTTCTCCATTCGCGTGTTCCGGCGTCTTCTTCATTTTTGTATGCGCCAACATCATCGGCAAGTTCATCGCCCATGTCATGAAGAAGAAAATCCGAGTATGGATAGATTGTCTGGTTGTTTAAAATTTCAAACTCTGAATTGGTCCCTGTCACATAACTTGGAGTGTGACAGCTCTGGCAGTTCATCTTCATAAAAAGAGCTTTGCCATTTTCCACTGACTTTGAACCTACATCTCTTTTAACTGGAACAGATAAAAGCTGAGTGTAAATGGTCACCTTCCCTAAAAGATCCGGAGAAATATCGTCTTGTGTTCTTTTTTTAGCGCAGTCAATCTGAACTAAAGGGCAGTCCTCTTCTGGATGAAGATAGCTGGTGATTCCGATATCGCCGTGAAAAGCAGCAGCGTTTTGTTCTAGCAAGCTCGCCTTTCCTGCTTTCCAACCAAAGCGGCCAAGCATCTTCTTTCTTTCAACGATGGAGTAAACCATATTCGGTCTTCCCGAAATGCCGTCCCCGTCTAAATCATCCGGGTCTGCCTGCTTTAAAATATCTTCTTCTTTAATATTCTCAATCAATCCAAGACCGCTCATTTGCGGGCCAACTCGGGGAGAGAAAATAGTGTTTTTTGGAAAAGCTCCAAACGCAAGATTGATAAATGTATAGCGAGGTTTTTTTAATTCATAAACCTCTCCATCACTAAATTTGCCAGTCACCGTTTCGAAGTTGACGAAAGCGTCTCCTTCACCTGGAACTCCGGCAATCCCTTGCGGGTTAAATTGCCCTCCGTAATTTTCTGGTTCGCTCACCGATCCATCAGCATTTTTCACTCTCAATCTAAATAAGAGAGAAATATCCACTTTGCCATCCTGATCTGGAAGGCCTCTTCCACGTCCATCTTTAAAGTGACAGGCCGTACATGAAGTCGCGTTGTAAGTTGGACCAAGGCCGTCTCTAATAGGAGTTGAAGATGGTGATGTCACCCAGACTGACTGGAAGAAGCTGTTACCTAAAACAAAATCTCTGCGCTCTTGTCCGCGGGCGCCACTTAACGGATGACTAAAGGCCCCCACAGATAAATCCGAAGTGCTCCCGGCACCCGCCGGGAACTCTTCGTTCGCAAAAGCAGACATTGAAAGAAGAAGATAAAGAAGTACGTGCATATTAAAAATCTACTTTAGCGTTAAGTGCTTCTGAGACTTCCACTAGATCCTTAGCAAGAACTTCCATTTCTTCAATAGCAGCTAAGATAAGCGGTCTAGATGTTTCTGAAAGAATCGCCTGGTCAAATGGAGCAGGAAGTTCAGCTAACATTTTGTGAACCTTTGCCATGCGAGCTTTGACTCTTTTAGCTAGTTCAGTATTTTTAAGAGGAGTAAGCTCTAACATTTTTGTTTCTCTTAAAACGTTTTCAACACCCCAGAAGTTCCACTGAATATCCATGTGGGTCATATCAGAAAAACACGAGTGCTCGTCTTCTTGCCCCATTGTTTCGTAGGCCACGTACATTCTTTCTCCAGAGAGTTCATCTCCAGTCATGTAGATGATTCCTGAAAGGATGTCTTTAAGTGTGCTTGTTTGTTTTTGTGATTCAAACTCAGCTCTGAAGTTCGCCTTGTTTGGCGCCCACTCATCAACTAAGCCTTGGAGGTGATCAACTAATAAATCAGCTGCGATTAAAAGATAAGCCGCTCTTCTTTCAGCGTTTAGACCTTTGCCTTTAACGTAGTCTTCGTATGATCTTCTTCCCGGGCCATCAACATAAAGGTCTTGACCCCATAGAAGAAATTCAATCGCGTGGTAACCAGTAGAGATGTTTTTTTCTCCATCAAGCTCATTAAGAGACTCAAGAAGTTCTTTATTGATCACTGGGTATTCGCTCAAATTATTGATGATCCCTGCGTTTGGTGCTCCCACAACGTAGTCGATATACGCTTCATCAAGCGGCCATGCGTTTAATAAACCTTCAGGACCACCATCGCGGTCAATGGGACCATTGTAGAAACGGAAAACTTCACTCTGTCCGTATGGAGCGCGCGCTAGCTTCCAAGAGTTCTTTGCCACTTCCATTGTCATCACACTTGGATTTTTAACAAAGTTAGCGATGTCTTCTTTTAAAGTGATCGCTGTCTTTAGCGAGTCAGAATAAGTTTTGTAGACGAGTTTTGAGTACCCTGAAATGCTCTTTGTTTGAGCTTCTTCCAGACTTTGGGCCGACACGGCCGAAAAAGAACCTAGTAAAACCAGGCAGATAAGGCTTTTAAACATGATATAATTCCTTTGTTTGTATACATGGATGTCTATTTCAACAATTGTTCGATACTTCAAACAATATCCCATGACAACGAAAAAAAGAACAAGATCAAAAAAAAGGCCCGCAAAAATGCAGGCCCTTTTAAGAGTTAGATAAATTGTGGGTTAATTAATCAAGTCTGTATAATCTTCCGTCACCAGCAACAAAGAACGATGTGTTTGTTGTAAGCGTCTTAGTCCAGTTCTTTACTGTGTAAGACATTTCAACTGTTGCACCAGCGACTACGTTTGCCGGAGTTCCAACGTTTGAGATTGCGATTAGCTGAGAACTTGCATCTAGGTCAAATCCCCAAGCGACAGAGATATTTCTAGCAGATGCTCTAATTCCTGTAAGGTATTTACCTTTTCCTTCGAACTGTCCACCGTGTTGGAACGTGATGCTGTAAACGAAGGCCACTACTTCAGAGTTAAATCCGTTAGTGTAAGAGATTTTGTAGTGCTTAGTTACTGGAATTGACCATCCACCCATGTCGTGAACAGCTGTGTCCTTAGAGTCTAGTCTTGGAAGAACAGAAACTGCTGCCATTGGGTTGTTTGTTACAACCGCTTTTCCTTTTTCAATTGTCGGGATGATTTTTTGTCCGATGGCGATTAGCTTGTCGATAACCATGATAACACCATCAAGAACTCCAGACTTCGGAGTTGGTGTTGTTCCATCAGCAGCTACGGCCGCCAGCCCTTTATTTGTTCCAGGGCTAACCACACCTTTTTCTTCAGGTGGTCTTGGTGGAATGTTTGGAACTGTTACGTTCTTTACAGTTAGTCCAAGAGTTGCATCGTTAATGAATTCCAACGCCTCTTCTTCTGTGACTTCAGTAATGCTTGGCTTGCTTAACTGGAAGTACGGGTCCTGGATCGCCATTTTGTTGGTAGTTAGGTTCGTTACCTTTACTGTTCCAGCAAATGCTTCTACTGATAGAAGTTGAGCAACAACAACTACTGCTAGAGCGGTCTTAGTTAAATTAGAAGTCTTCATGTTGTAATTCCCCCACGGTATACAATTTTCGTTAGCACGGTTTAGCAACCAAATTGTCAAAGAACAATTAAGTCTTCTAAAGTTAGTAAAAATTACATATAAAAGGGCATTGAATTTACATTCAGGGTTAAGCAAAACTAAAACTTCTTTATTATGAGCAAGAAAATTATCGTACGAAAGGATGGGCTTTTCTACCATCCGACCTTTATTAAGAAAGATGAAAGAGAGGCCATCTTGGAATGGCTGGGCACCCTTCACCCTATCTGGGAGATGCGCTACTCTGAAAACAACCCGCCGCCCGAGGGCGATACACAAAGGCAGCTTCTGCGCCCGGTGTACTGGTTAGGAAACTGGCAGTTTGCCTGCCTTAATTACTATCACCCGCCAAAAGGCATCCATAACAGATGCATTAAGGCCGAAGATTACCCGAAGGCCTTAAAAAAGATCCTAGAGACCATTGAAGGCATTACTAAGATGCATTTTAAAAAGCACGAAGTCCCTCGCGGATGGAAGCTCAATACGTGCCTGATCAATTTTTATGGAACATCTATTGATGAGACCGGGAAAAAAATCGACACCGCTCGCGTAGGCGATCATAAAGACTTTGAACTTGGGCCAGTGGCCTCTATTTCTTTTGGAGAGAGGGCCTTCTTCCAATTTGTTCTCGGGAAAAAAGACCTCAAAAACAATGTGATCTATGAGCAGTGGTTAGAAGATTCTTCGTTGCAGATCTTTGGTGGGGAACTTTATAAAGATAAGGCCTTCCACCGCGTTCAGCGCGTAGAGAATAAACTTAAGACGGTCTTCAAACTGAATGTGGAAAACTTCGAGACGAGAAGAATTAACTTCACCTTTAGATACGTACCAGAAGAGCACATAATTCCCTTTAAGGAACTGCCTGCGCCACAAAAAAGCGATGTCACGGGTTATATGCAGATGCTTGCCCGCTACTCACCTCATTTTGAGCGCGCCTTAAAGGAATAAAAAACTAGTAAAAATAAATCGCACAGAGTTTAATAGAGGGCATGAATTCATTTATCAATCAGGCCCTCGTTTTAATCGGTTCAGCAGTTATTCTCGTCCCCATTTTCACCCGTTTGGGTTTGGGGTCTATTCTTGGCTATCTTATCGCCGGAATCCTCGTGGGTCCTTTTGGATTTGACCACGCCCATGAAACAGAAAACATTAAACACTTTTCAGAACTAGGAGTGATCCTTCTTCTTTTCATTATTGGCCTAGAAATCCAGCCAAAAAAACTCTGGCAGATGCGGACAAAACTTGTAGGCCTTGGTGGTCTTCAGGTCTTAGTCTGTACATTGGTTTTCATGGGAATTGGATTGCAACTTGGCCTTAGCACTGTCTCAACAGTAGTCATTGGTTTTGCCCTTTCTCTTTCTTCAACGGCCTTTGCGCTTCAGACATTAAGTGAAAGAAGCCAGCTTGGAACAGAGTTTGGCCAGTCTTCATTTGCTGTTTTACTAATGCAAGACTTACTGGCGATCCCAGCTCTTGCCATCATTCCAACTCTCGCTGACACGGGGTCGAGTTCACTTAACATGGGGACTTTCCTCAAGTTCGTTTTAATCATCACCTTCTTAGTTTTTGCCAGCCGTTTTATGATCAGGCCGATTTTCCGCGTAATCAGCGCCACAAGAATCAGAGAACTCTTTACTGCCGTTACACTCGTCATTGTTTTAGGTGTGGCCGCTCTAATGCTCTCAATTGGTCTCTCTGCAGCTCTGGGGACTTTTATTGCCGGCGTTCTTCTGGCCGACTCTGAATACCGCCACGAACTTGAAGCCGACCTAGGCCCGTTTAAGAATCTTTTAATGGGACTTTTCTTTATCGGTGTTGGTATGAGTGTAAACCTGGACCTGGTGATTTCAAAACCTCTAATGGTCATCGGTCTCTCAGTTGCCTACCTGATTTTTAAACACCTACTTCTCTTTTTCATCGCCCGTTCATTTAAGATGGACAAGAT contains:
- a CDS encoding (2Fe-2S) ferredoxin domain-containing protein: MSKLKAHLFVCTSCTYNRPDGTESSPEEAVAMRKNLKNRARECFSKSEVRVSASTCLGECESGIASVLYPKGEWNLRLRPEDEDALFAKLTEEAARLK
- a CDS encoding alpha/beta fold hydrolase, yielding MKLSKITRDFGDVAFYTEGTGPFLLGLSGFTCSHYNFIDLVPELKKHFTVVLIDNRATGKSSGTSQDYLMKDLAEDALAVMDSLGAKTFGLMGISMGGFIAQEVVRLAPERVSALSLMCTTSGPPTFDHPKKLTEADLRASALWPAKDYAEFMTRFTTHESLEKNHPEIFQRIINFRMENPMDLEEKIRQNKAAVTFLETPYDLSAIKCPTYALAGAGDRFVSPESPAIFKTKIPHAEVELIPETDHYFFMEKPTLVGEKLNNFFKGKLS
- a CDS encoding SDR family oxidoreductase, with the protein product MKGLNNKRVFITGAASGIGRATAERFYAEGSELVLVDMPTLEQSELSALFPNKMTYISGDVTKAETLDAIKAEMAKGVDVLINNAGITKDATLLKMTDDQWDAVIAVNLTSIFKLSKAAAEVMKAAGKGGSIIHAASVVAHYGNFGQTNYSATKAGVIAMAKTMAKELGKDKIRVNAVAPGFIATPMVKKMPEKVLAMMEEKASLRRLGEPADIAAAYAFLASDDASYITGTCLNVDGGTILG
- a CDS encoding class I adenylate-forming enzyme family protein, with the translated sequence MSHWIDFLEKNAHVYDDKVAIIDQETNRRLTYAELNREVDQWAAVLSHHGVSKDDPIAFLNTTNCLLHVTLMLACSKIGAFFVPLNFRLSNPEIENVVKALGPKLYVGVGEKVLNVDVPYLDTKQVNLNEYTSYPENKSTLDDTILMLYTSGSTGVPKGVMFHGNMLLTNQIETCKGWGLTPDDITLVETPFFHTGGYNVLLLPLLYLGGTAILAQSFNPDNVFNCIEKEKVSVYFGVPTMFQMLLEKPRFNECDFSSIRFFVSGGAACSIPMIEEYQKKGLMFKQGFGLTEVGPNCFLLDEKDAIKKAGSIGRPMPHSRVRVINKEGKDVAANEAGELLLAGPHVCVGYYKNPKAFEETFKDNYFYTGDLVRFDNDGFFYVVGRIKDMYISGGENVYPGEVEKQITTHPKISEAVVVSVPNEKWGEVGFAFLKTDGENLSSETLREYLNPLLSRYKHPQHVYCMKEFPLLPNGKVDRKELKKKALELV
- a CDS encoding imelysin family protein → MFKSLICLVLLGSFSAVSAQSLEEAQTKSISGYSKLVYKTYSDSLKTAITLKEDIANFVKNPSVMTMEVAKNSWKLARAPYGQSEVFRFYNGPIDRDGGPEGLLNAWPLDEAYIDYVVGAPNAGIINNLSEYPVINKELLESLNELDGEKNISTGYHAIEFLLWGQDLYVDGPGRRSYEDYVKGKGLNAERRAAYLLIAADLLVDHLQGLVDEWAPNKANFRAEFESQKQTSTLKDILSGIIYMTGDELSGERMYVAYETMGQEDEHSCFSDMTHMDIQWNFWGVENVLRETKMLELTPLKNTELAKRVKARMAKVHKMLAELPAPFDQAILSETSRPLILAAIEEMEVLAKDLVEVSEALNAKVDF
- a CDS encoding di-heme oxidoredictase family protein; protein product: MHVLLYLLLSMSAFANEEFPAGAGSTSDLSVGAFSHPLSGARGQERRDFVLGNSFFQSVWVTSPSSTPIRDGLGPTYNATSCTACHFKDGRGRGLPDQDGKVDISLLFRLRVKNADGSVSEPENYGGQFNPQGIAGVPGEGDAFVNFETVTGKFSDGEVYELKKPRYTFINLAFGAFPKNTIFSPRVGPQMSGLGLIENIKEEDILKQADPDDLDGDGISGRPNMVYSIVERKKMLGRFGWKAGKASLLEQNAAAFHGDIGITSYLHPEEDCPLVQIDCAKKRTQDDISPDLLGKVTIYTQLLSVPVKRDVGSKSVENGKALFMKMNCQSCHTPSYVTGTNSEFEILNNQTIYPYSDFLLHDMGDELADDVGAYKNEEDAGTREWRTPPLWGLGLVQVVNGHTRLMHDGRARDFNEAILWHGGEAQKSRHKYLNLTKKERDDVVAFLKSL
- a CDS encoding extracellular catalytic domain type 1 short-chain-length polyhydroxyalkanoate depolymerase, coding for MTLKRLYLLVVLNICSISFALAGTWTTDKYQGIYGARNYKIYVPDTLSSRVKPAIVVMLHGCQQNAADFAKGSRIEKWADKEKFIALFPEQNIAYNSFKCWNWIMPANNARAGEAQVIVEMLDAVIEKYDADKERVFAAGMSAGASMVNILGNCYPERFKALASHDGSQFYSSYMGMDFAEVVLSGANVPASVAGFYGNNCSLFVGQRPKVMPIIIFHGMNSPLMSPIHAFQVETEFKIFNDFLDNGIRDNSYFLEKNVKSVPDTKTYGYTLYTTTNSDKDIFIERYMINNLSHGWSGGVPDLPYNEPKGPDASAMIMKFFKRFGL
- a CDS encoding alpha/beta fold hydrolase — protein: MRLELYSLLEGQKAKDSDPTLVLVNGLFADTTSFDGACFYLREKFQYLRYDCRGQGKSPKPDSIYHLEDHVMDLRGLLEDHKLGKILLIGLSNGARIAMEYARRYPTDVVGVVACDTFDIPTPMIKAKLGSWLMAHETGGPLHRFDIATPWIWGEDIFNEKSELFLSYRERAGTIESHVVSNLLLGAMQTDIDISEINCPMLFVAGKEDLLTPPFLHEKMQAKAKNAEFKMAQGGHAGLIERPAIMEKQILPWIEKIV
- a CDS encoding 3-oxoacyl-ACP synthase → MTFINLKKAAVWLPEGFEDAAHIARESGVPEHVVSQKMGIVRKCRADRNTHPGDMAVNAARKVLKGIDPLSIDMVIWTGSEYKDYIVWTAGIYVQRELGLKNARAFDISARCSNKILGLHLAKSLMLTDKKINRVLLCGGHKTGDLVNYKDANTRFLYNLADGGSAILLEKSDVAENPLLDSSIITDGDFTTDVIVPGGGTRHPWKEGIDVSMSYLQVPDVDGMRERLEKRSITNFLQVIREASNNELKKPIDYLAILHMKKSAHDAILEPMELKQEQSIYLDHYGHFGAPDQVLSLGLAEKRGKLKKGDHVVLASAGIGYMWSAMSLRWDTNTFDTNELQDLG